The Nycticebus coucang isolate mNycCou1 chromosome 8, mNycCou1.pri, whole genome shotgun sequence genome has a window encoding:
- the CCR8 gene encoding C-C chemokine receptor type 8, which yields MDYTLEPNVTTVTDDYYPDLFSSPCDGELIQRNSKLLLAIFYCLLFVFGLLGNILIILVLVACKKLRSITDVYLLNLALSDLLFVFSFPFQTHYQLDQWVFGTVMCKVISGLYYIGFFSSMFFITLMSVDRYLAIVHAVYAIKVRTARMGTALSLAVWLTAILATSPLLKFYQVDSEDGILQCYSSYNQQTLKWKIFIHFEMNILGLLIPFTILLFCYISILHQLKRCQNRNKTKAIKLVLIVVIASLLFWVPFNLVLFLTSLHNMHILDGCAMNQQLIYATHVTETISFTHCCVNPIIYAFMGEKFKKHLLEIFQKSCSYIFFSIGRQIPREGWEISSSVHQYSSRSSSTDYIL from the coding sequence ATGGATTATACACTTGAACCCAATGTGACAACAGTGACTGATGACTACTATCCTGATCTCTTCTCAAGCCCCTGTGATGGGGAACTTATCCAGAGGAACAGCAAGCTGCTTCTTGCCATCTTTTATTGCCTCCTGTTTGTATTCGGTCTTCTGGGAAACATCCTGATCATCCTGGTCCTTGTGGCCTGCAAGAAACTGAGGAGCATCACAGACGTGTACCTCTTGAACCTGGCCCTGTCTGAcctgctttttgttttctccttcccctttcaGACCCACTATCAGCTGGACCAGTGGGTGTTTGGGACTGTAATGTGCAAGGTCATCTCTGGCTTGTATTACATTGGCTTCTTCAGCAGCATGTTCTTCATCACCCTTATGAGTGTGGACAGGTACCTGGCTATTGTCCATGCTGTGTATGCCATAAAAGTGAGAACGGCCAGAATGGGCACAGCCCTGAGCCTGGCAGTATGGCTGACTGCCATTCTAGCCACCAGCCCATTGCTAAAATTTTACCAAGTGGACTCTGAAGATGGTATTCTACAGTGTTATTCATCTTACAATCAACAGACTTTGAAGTGGAAGATCTTTATCCACTTTGAAATGAACATCTTAGGCCTGTTGATACCATTCACTATTCTTCTGTTCTGCTACATTAGCATCCTGCACCAGCTGAAGCGGTGCCAAAATCGGAACAAGACTAAGGCCATCAAGTTGGTGCTCATTGTGGTCATTGCGTCTTTACTCTTCTGGGTCCCATTCAACCTGGTCCTCTTCCTCACCTCCCTGCACAACATGCACATCTTGGATGGGTGTGCCATGAACCAGCAGCTGATTTATGCCACCCATGTCACAGAAACCATTTCCTTCACTCACTGTTGTGTGAACCCTATTATCTATGCTTTCATGGGTGAGAAGTTCAAGAAACACCTCttggaaatatttcagaaaagttGCAGCTACATCTTCTTCTCCATAGGAAGACAAATTCCCAGGGAGGGCTGGGAAATATCATCATCCGTCCATCAGTACTCCTCCCGTTCCTCCAGCACAGACTACATTTTGTGA